From Paraflavitalea devenefica, the proteins below share one genomic window:
- a CDS encoding prephenate dehydrogenase — MFNTVTIVGVGLISGSFSLALKEKGLVKKVIGVSRTAASAQKALELGLIDEVLPLEQAVPQSDLVYVAIPVDATIPVMRQVMDLVTDQQIVADAGSTKHALCEALGHHPMRARFVATHPMWGTEYSGPEAAVRDAFVGRACVICEKEKSDPAAVEKVEAVYRALGMHMTYMDADGHDMHAAYISHISHITSFALANTVLEKEREDEAIFELAGGGFESTVRLAKSNPAMWVPIFMQNRENVLDVLNEHISQLRKFKACLEKENYTYLQELIENANKIKRILK; from the coding sequence ATGTTCAATACGGTTACGATAGTGGGCGTTGGTTTGATCAGTGGTTCTTTCAGTCTTGCGCTCAAAGAAAAAGGATTAGTCAAGAAAGTGATTGGCGTAAGCCGTACAGCCGCCAGTGCGCAAAAGGCGCTGGAGCTGGGACTGATTGATGAAGTTTTGCCATTGGAACAAGCTGTTCCGCAGAGTGACCTGGTATATGTAGCCATCCCGGTAGATGCGACCATCCCGGTGATGCGGCAGGTAATGGACCTGGTGACGGATCAGCAGATAGTGGCGGATGCCGGTTCTACCAAACATGCGTTGTGTGAAGCCCTGGGCCATCACCCTATGCGGGCGCGGTTTGTGGCTACCCACCCGATGTGGGGTACAGAATACAGCGGACCGGAAGCGGCCGTACGGGATGCTTTCGTGGGCAGGGCCTGTGTGATCTGCGAAAAGGAGAAAAGTGACCCGGCAGCGGTAGAAAAGGTGGAAGCAGTGTACCGGGCACTGGGCATGCACATGACCTATATGGATGCAGACGGGCATGATATGCACGCGGCCTATATTAGCCATATTTCACATATTACCTCTTTTGCCCTGGCGAATACGGTTTTAGAGAAAGAAAGGGAAGATGAAGCCATTTTTGAGCTGGCAGGCGGTGGCTTTGAAAGTACGGTAAGGCTGGCCAAAAGTAACCCGGCCATGTGGGTGCCCATCTTCATGCAAAACCGTGAAAATGTGTTAGATGTGCTTAATGAGCACATCAGCCAGCTACGCAAGTTCAAGGCCTGTCTGGAAAAAGAGAACTATACGTATTTGCAGGAGCTGATAGAGAATGCCAATAAGATAAAACGGATCCTGAAGTAA